A segment of the Ischnura elegans chromosome 13 unlocalized genomic scaffold, ioIscEleg1.1 SUPER_13_unloc_1, whole genome shotgun sequence genome:
aattaatgaaaaagatttctCTTCTGCATGTGTACGCAAGTGAAGCATTAGTTTGTATTTTCTACTAGTGAAAGATTTTTGGCAATTATTACACATAAAAGTAGAGATTGGTCGAATATCAGATTTCTCAATCTGGAATATTGAATTCAAATagcaaatcattgctcgaatattcgaataccacAAATACTAGAATTGCATAAGGCATATTGAACGTACTtcttatttcccttgatgaatgtataaatataaaggtATACAAGGGAACCTCGATCAattgtttttcaaggggatggatgaaaaaacgatgaatgcgtgaatgtttgactaggtggcctatgcagcaggaaacccaagattttggcaaTTAATTGTGATTTCCGTTacaggattcaaacaggaatttagttgaataatggcatattttaatacgatggaaacaatttgggcatatagttgatttaactaacatctctttcaaatatgcAAAGGggacaccacctcgcaaaaaatgattgcatgccatcttgGCATTAAAATGCTAccatggatttctgtctgatgtattcTTATCTACCAATCGCCATTTCAGTGGCTCGCCCATCTGACACTGGgcctcatccaacttcttattttcaacaggtagatCACTTTGCCCtgactcctactgtcaagtgctagcggacaagcAGAGGCAATTTGAAATCACACACGTGCTTCTCCACCAGGCTTTCTTCACCAGTTATTTTCAGTcaatctttggaagttctcacaagattagcagatgaattcgaattgctagcagagagaaaccaaatatcctgagaaaaatatcccttcatctgtAACTGTTACAATACATTTATAGCATAActaataaattgtaacttgatatatatttgcaaaaaaataccccATCAACTTCCCAGAAGCTcggctgcgaggatatcgagtttcgccagaatgcaaagtctccgtcgtatttggcatttatttctttacgtaaatgcttaaataaagtcagaaatatgtcgtgtttggtcttattctgtTTTTACATTATGCatacattactaatatttcaatccaataaaggtgtaatatcaattaccgaaagtcattgttaggcACCTTTTGGGTTAGAAGATaactcacgcagcagttgacctccagaaatggggaactttgaagcaggtgagcagaaaaaggtcagtggggagaaagagggaagggtgaagcatgattttattattctccttcaacttgatattttcttttgaagcttttcatttatggtctttgtaatatgaaccctgcgcgagctggggccttttgttcgattttggagaggaggaaagcatcggagAAGGGGCCGATGGCTGATGGATGGAGgaggtagcggattttgggaattgtgctatgtAGTTACTATCTCACTATCGCattgaggttctcctggtggagattttccgattttttcacccgatcattttcggttcccatGTCGAACTCTTTACACCactctaatccgcgaatttgatgtatttcgtcaacTTGCCTGTAaatggcactgcatgcactaaacgactagagttctctacaatTTTCCGAGTAaactaccaacgatgtgcgtgcgacagtgtatggcacaAAATTCAAAGCATTAAAGATTTTACctgtagcataattattcgagatctcaaatactttctagtatttaaGCATTCGCGAATACTATTAACGCATTTCTGCAAAAAAAGGTTTCTCTCCTGAGTGTTTTTGCATGTGATTGGTAAGGGAAGAACTGGAAGTGAAAGACTTGCTGCAAATCTTGCGTGTAAACGATCTCTTGCCAGTGTATGTACGCAAGTGTCCGATGAGACTTTATTTTCTATTGAAAGATTTAGTGCAGTgacaacatgaaaaaaatttctatccTGTGTGCGTATGCGTGTGTAGGATGAGTTTCTCCTTTATGCTGAaagtctttgcgcaataattgcacgaaaaagacttctctcctgtgtgtacacgcgagtgttggacGAGTTTGTCCTTTCTAGCAAAAGTCTTTGCGCaatgattgcacgaaaaaggcttctctcctgtgtgtacacgcgagtgttcaACAAGTTTGTTCTTTCTACCAAaagtctttgcgcaataattgcacgaaaaaggcttctcccctgtgtgcgtATACATGTGTTGGACGAGTGtattttttctagtgtaagcctttgagcaataattgcacgaaaagggcttctcccctgtgtgtagaCGCAAGTGTAGGATGAGTTGCTCCTTTATACTGAAAGCCTTTGcacaataattgcacgaaaacggcttctcccctgtgtgcgtACGCatgtgttggacgagtgcatttTTTGCAGTGTAAGCCTTTGAGCAGTAATTGCAGGAAAacggcttctcccctgtgtgtacacgcaaGTGTAGGATGAGTTTCTCCTTTGCGCTGAAagcctttgcgcaataattgcaagaaaaaggcttctcccctgtgtgggtGTGCAAATGTTGTATGAGTTTCGTCTTACTAGCGAAAGCCTTtgtgcaataattgcacgaaaagggcttctccccCGTGTGGGTGCGCATATGCGTCATAAGGTTGCCTTTAACAGAGAAAGACTTTGCGCAATCACTGCATGAAAATGGTTTCTCTTCCGTGTGTGTGCGCATGTGTTGAGTTATGTGAGACTTCCAAGCGAAAGACTTTCTGCAGATCGTACACGGATaacgttttctttctttgtgcgaacgcatgtgatTGCCAAGAATGCCTCTCCGAGTGAACGACTTGTTGCAGACGCTGCAATTGAAAGGCCCTCCTTTTGCGCCTCCTACCGCGTCATTTCTGAGGTTTCTCGCGCAAGAGGTCGTGGACTCTGAGGACATTTTCTGCGTGTATGGTTTCCCATCCCCATCAGAACTTCCCACTCGTTCCGCAGTTTTCCTCTCTCCAATTCCACCACAGAGTTCTAACACAGGCGCCTGTACTTTTTGCATCgcccctcgtcttttccttttcaatCCCATCAATGTCTCAGAGGTGGATGACTCAAaagaattattactttcttctcttGATGCGGGGACTGTGAAAGACTCATCTTTTTCTATTGATGATTCATCACTAAGATCCAAATTGCTGGTAGcagaatgaatttccatgtgtttGATCAGATCATCATTGGTGTTGAATCCATATCTGCAGTGGGAGCAATAATATAACTTttcgtttgaatttttaccatttctaggacttttgatgaagcaataactcatctcttttttgttttccatttctgCCTCAATGCCACTTCTTCTGTTTTCACTGACTCTGATCAACCTAAGGCTACCTGTGATATTTGGTGCATCCCTTCTTTCCCCTACAACAGTCATTGTGGCTCCCTTTCCACTGTTTCTAGATGCTGGAATAAGTTTCATATAACTGtgtccatcatcaggaattgagttaGACACTACCTTGTCAGCATGATGAGCAATGCCTTCTTTCAAATCTTTATCCTTCGAATTTGTTCCATCCCAACAGGGGGATGCCACAGTCTTGGATTGAATGTGTGTCACTGAGGCTGATGAACCAATACAATCATCGTTAAGGTCAATCCATATATTTCTTTCTGCCAGCAGGTGTAAAGTTGGTGTTGTTTCAACCAGCACTTGGTCAGGAGTTGAcagccctagaaaagaaaatcatattacaatCTAGGACTCacagatctaatttttaaaaaccatttgataGATTGAAACCTATTCCCTTTAGTAAATATTTTCGCTGGTTGCTAAACACAAATAAGGTGTCATTCTCTTTTGGCAATTTCAATATTGGTTCGATTATGTCTGAAAAGGGAAGGAAGGCATCATAATAATCACTATattgaaattgttgatgaaaaatgaaatcatcccctataaaaatttgttcattcaaaagacaaatgtGTGCTCAGAAATTTTGTattatgtaaattgtaattttcttgaagctgatattttaaatgacaaataatttttcatttaggaatacttaaggagagaataatgttttcctttcattcctttgCAAGTAGATCAGAAGTCAGTCTTTTTTGGCAATTTCAATAAACTACAATTTTGTCCAAAAAGAAAAGTCAGGCATCAAGAATTATCTCATATCAAGCTTGAGATtgctgaagaaaaatgaaatcatgccCTTTTAAACAATatccatttaaaatacaaaaacatgtGTTCAGTGGTTATGGATTATACACATCGTAATGTtccttaagttaatatttaaaatggtatagatttttcttttgagaatacTTGAGGAGAATATAATGCTGTCCTAATCCTTCTACGTGAGAGAAcaacaattatcaaaatatttaagaaatataattcctTTAATGTTAAAATGCTCCAGATTTTAAATATGAGTTTACTTTTAGCAGCTACATATATTACTTTTCACACCaataagtaaacatttttcataaagtaCTTAGCAATTGAAATCATGTGTGCTATGGAAGAGGCCACAATTCAtgcatttctatttaaaaattcacaCCACATTTTTGTCAAAAAAGGAATGCATCAACCATGAATCAAGCGTAATTAACAATCAGaggtaaatttgattaaaaaaataaaatttcttaaaaattaaataatttcctccTTTTGTCCGCTTGAGGATAACAGTTAATAAGTCATAAAGGGagcaattacatttttccagGTTGAATATGGTATCCATCTAAATCATTTCCTGATCAACCTCCTGATGAGATCCACAtaagtatattgaaatattagggattatcattttttaatcaatagcaGCAAACTGTAACacactatttattaaaattgagttgtgctACAACTTAGCAGTATTGATTTGTCTTCttgtatttatttctgaaatccataatatatctacttactttctgttacaaagtattttctgacATGATTCACTGTTACACCTAACCAAGCAGTTGCCATGcctacaaaaataattcaataagacTGTGCATTACAAACTTCaagctaattttataaattcaacatGCTAATACCACTTCTGGGCTTACACTCTcagtaccttgtgttcactaatttggctgtaattaatgctAGACATCCATTTATAATTCAACAATGCctaaataattttagtatttctTACAGaagagtaaatttttgaaaatcatttgcaaTATTTGGTAAAAAATGCACTAGCAATGCAATGAGTTGAATGTGGATTCGTGCTAAGAAAGGGTTCTACGGTCCACTACAGTGGTTGGAGTAAGGAACCGGCTGGGTCCCAAATAACAAGGAAAAGGATACCAGGGTAACTCAACCCCAAAAACAAAGAACTCCATGCGAAGAGGTTTCAAATATTATCATGCTACCCATAGCAtagaaaacgttttcctttcaTAGACACAGGCCAGAAAGAATTCAGAATGACATTTGcgtgtcaaaactaggcaaacAGTAGGCGGTGGAGTAGTGCTTAAATGGGTGGAAAGTACTACCGGTGTTATGTATTTCAacatggatgtatcgcatttctGCCAAAAGAAGTCGGAAACAATTTCATTCAGTCATTTCACTGAATTCCACCAACATGTTTTATGCAAATACCACCATTAGTTGCACAGGCACTGGTTTCTCATGCTAAGCACTCGTAATGGATcatttataattagaaatttttgtctTTAACACCAGTCATAAAGAACTCATTTGTTAAATTTCATTGACTGGACTAGTGATCAGATCTTATACGAATCTTTCACTGCCATTAATGCAATATGtcactaaaatatgaaattttactagtCAATGGTCGCACAAGTTAAATATTGATAGACTTCagcagaacaaaatattttacattaaaaggacTTCTACTATACACAAATGTTAAAGAAAATTGTGataattcattacatttaatgcattacatttacaaatataatacattacatttcatattattagaAATCCAGACCACACAAATGTAAAGATAAACATTATCTCATATTTAAGTGACctgtaaactaaataaaacaaaagttacaCATGGATGACTAACTTAGGTTCTTCATGcttcaaaaaagttacaacacCCTCTCCACGCACATATATTTGCAAGACCTAGAGTTTACTCACCTATAGCCTCAGTCATAGAGTCATTGGTCATTTCAGAATTACCAATCACTTTTTCGTCCTCTGTAAACATAGGCTGAAAGTAGGAATCAAATCATTAATCATGAATGCACATAAGAatcagtattattttaataaacgatttttttacaatatagaaCTATCATCCATACATATACAGCAATGAACAATTTGAAATTCCTTTCAACAATGAGACAGTTTTTGAATAATGTTCATTCTAAATTAAATAACTGTGCCTTAAATACAATGCCATTCATgcaatcatttataaaatttttatcgttgACTTCATTTTCTGATGATACATACCGAATGTAGAGCTACTTTTATAGCACATAGTAATTCCATTACCCAATGGAAAACTAGCCACTCTCCATGGAAGCGATACACATTAATAACATTACCAACCCTACAAAGGTTATAATTCCTGATTCTTCATTACTTCTGTGGGTACACGTcacccttgagaaagcgaccagaatcggtcggtTATGTTGGGCCATCCCAGTAATTGATgcgtgacatagcccaaaaatttttattcaacagtAAAAATTCCTGTGCTGCAAAGAATAAAGGCTATATTTTGGCACAGGGCAATCCTTTTGCAAAgtaaatatctgtgtaaacgAAGCAACAATTCTTGTTTTGGTCCTTGATACAACTAGGAGacgctatatttatttaagaaaatcattcacttaaTTGTTCACCCAACCGCGGTCTTAACCATGGTCAGTACCACCTTAGACCTACACCATCATCTGaccaggaatagggtggtttcctattatttttttattgcctgaatcgaaagattattacctctagagtacgcatttaacactttatatttttatatgacaatatctatttttcgggattaaatgaagtgaaaattttcaagtgcgcaaaaatgtgacagctaagtatgaatgatgggaaaaacccACGTGaattcattctggttcccactgccatcgtgtgaggtggccttgCGGCGATGATATGTGAGCTGtggtgatgcaggctgctagcaggtagcagagtaccctgctagcagatagtgcttggcttgaataaggattattagtaccttatcaaacgaaggaaactttacaaccataggcagttttattggtgatcattaagacatgttttcctgagctctgtgcctcgtgcatgcattggtaatctcagacattgtaaaactcctacctactcatataaaaactaggtcccagtgatttcacatggattggcatcgcatgggtgccaatctagcctttttcaaatcaggttaaaatggaccatttcCATACGTCTAAATTGGAATTTCTATaacaaaataattagtatattatgaattcactaatggtgggtaatgaatttcaccaatgcctttccttttctacgatgaaggaaactacccgattggtTACCTATACATATAACAGTATTTTTTATGCTACTACCAGATTATGGTAGGCAATGTTGGTGTGGCCATTAATAGCTGAAGgtatgaagagaaaaatgaaattatcattttgaaacaaTAAGAGTGATAATGCACACCAACGAAGCTTCAGCAGAAAGGAGGAGATTTTGAAGGAGGAAAAGTTAAGTTATTGGTAGAGTAATGAAGTTTTTCCTTGGGATTGAATGGCCACTGGAGTGGAACTACTGCTTCAAAACTCTATTCTGTTCACACCTGTCCTAGTCAGCTCTTGGTACTGTGAATGCAAAGGATGCATtaaggaagaaaaggaatttctcagatggccgtataattctccctgctcgtccaccttgcaagtcgaaaaattttgctgcgttggtgtgcgggaagggggagaaattccccgcagggaccaaacaccagcctctcaaccggaaagcccaaacaACACACTCTCACACAATCACTCactcaaacatacacaacaagatcctttgtgggggctgtagggacctccgctaaggattcttgctccacagaaaaccgggaatcttcacaggatgggcctgttaaagacagccagtgatcTGTGGAAACACATtcactcaataagcagtcactcacctgtggatggcttcaatgttccgggagaaaaggtttgctccaaaagagcgtcgtcggggggatttcggcaaggggacgaggaaaacacacgtgTTGTTTGAGTGTGTGTGTAGTTTGGgatttccggttgagaggctggtgtttggtccctgcagggaatttctcccccttcccgcacaccaacgcagcaaaatttttcgacttgcaaggtggacgagcagggagaattatacggccatttgagaaattccttttcttccttaatccattgaggccgtagaagctcaatccccatttttcCAAAGGATGCATGTTCCTTCAAGTGCCAACCATGCAAAGTTTTCACAGACCCAGCCCCATGAGTTAAGTGGGATTTACTCAGATTAAATCCTGTTACG
Coding sequences within it:
- the LOC124172116 gene encoding zinc finger protein 260-like, which gives rise to MTEIYIPMQDGQLPRANIVFNEKEEKEELLNEENYPAFISPNAVGTSSDAVDPLEVDDEPMFTEDEKVIGNSEMTNDSMTEAIGLSTPDQVLVETTPTLHLLAERNIWIDLNDDCIGSSASVTHIQSKTVASPCWDGTNSKDKDLKEGIAHHADKVVSNSIPDDGHSYMKLIPASRNSGKGATMTVVGERRDAPNITGSLRLIRVSENRRSGIEAEMENKKEMSYCFIKSPRNGKNSNEKLYYCSHCRYGFNTNDDLIKHMEIHSATSNLDLSDESSIEKDESFTVPASREESNNSFESSTSETLMGLKRKRRGAMQKVQAPVLELCGGIGERKTAERVGSSDGDGKPYTQKMSSESTTSCARNLRNDAVGGAKGGPFNCSVCNKSFTRRGILGNHMRSHKERKRYPCTICRKSFAWKSHITQHMRTHTEEKPFSCSDCAKSFSVKGNLMTHMRTHTGEKPFSCNYCTKAFASKTKLIQHLHTHTGEKPFSCNYCAKAFSAKEKLILHLRVHTGEKPFSCNYCSKAYTAKNALVQHMRTHTGEKPFSIFVWAIKYLFFVSHDCLTATPVISTDSDTPKAIRSIWCNKTSFVHCNSHCGSAYAAFK